The segment GATCGGAATGGTTGACAACACAATATTTATTCAGAAAGGGTAGATAGAATGCAGTCGTACAGCGCGTCATTGGAGAACCAGTTGAATTATCGCCCTTTGAGCGGGCACTGTGTGTATTTTATTGGTATCGGAGGTATCGGTATGAGTGCGATTGCACGGATTCTTATAAACGAAGGATGCGTTGTGACAGGTTCTGATCTCAAGACATCTTCATTAACAATAACATTAGAGAAAATGGGCGCCAGAATTAACACAAAGCAGGACGGAAGTTTTATGGATCCGGAAACGGATATGGTAATAATTTCGTCAGCTATCGGTGAAGATAATCCGGATCTGAAAATTGCCCGTAAAATGGGTATAAAGGTAGTGAAATATTCTCAATTACTCGGTTCTCTCATGAAAGAGAAACGTGGTATTGCAATCAGCGGAACGCACGGAAAAACAACTACAAGCGCAATGATCTCTACTATTTTAAAAACAGCAGGATTGGATCCGACTTTTGTGATAGGCGGGGAAGTGCCCGATATTGGCGGGAATGCATATTTAGGGAAAGGGAACCTATTTGTAGCCGAGGCCTGTGAATATGACAGGTCATTTCTGAATCTCAATCCACAAATAGGAGTGATTACTAATATAGAAGAAGATCACCTCGATTACTATGAGAATCTGGAAAAAATAATACATGCATTTGGTGATTTTGCATCCCTGGTCTCAAAAGATGGCCTGCTGGTTGCAAATAATAACGATGCAAACATAGCCCTTGCAATAAAGAGGGCCTATTGTACCGTGGAGATGTATTCGTTGGACAAGAATACGGATTGGCGCGGTGAAATCATGTCCGCAGGTACCGGTGTTAACAGATTTATTATCTACAGGAAAGGTAAATTTTTTGGCGAATTCTTCCTGAAAATACCTGGCGCCCATAATGTATTAAATGCACTTGCTTCAACTGCGGTGTGTACCTATATTGGGGTAGACAAAAGTTCTCTAAGAGATGCTTTGGCATCTTTTACGGGAGCGAACAGGAGATTCCAGATTGTCGGTGCGAAGAACGATATAACAGTAATTGATGATTATGCTCACCATCCTACGGAGATACGGGTTACTTTAAAAGCTGCACGGGAGCTGTATCCTGGGAAACATATCTGGTGCGTTTTTCAGCCCCATCAATACAGCAGAACGCATCGTTTGTTAAAGGATTTTTCTCAATCCTTTAAAGATGCAGACAAGGTAATTTTTACCGATATCTATTCCGCACGTGATAACGAATATGAAAAAACCATAACAAATTCTATGAAATTATGTGAAGAAACCAGAAGTACAGGCAAAGATACCCAATATATTCCACAATTATGCGATGCTGTTGATATGCTTGCCTTGCAGGCGAAACCAGGCGATATCGTTATAACGATGGGAGCCGGCGATATAGGTAAAGTTGCTTATGACCTGGTTTCACAATTAGGATAAAGGAAAAAGAAATAATGCCGAAAAATATTGCTGTCTTAATGGGCGGTATTTCTCCTGAAAGGGAAATATCTTTACGTTCAGGCAATGCAGTGGCAAAAGCCCTGACGGATGCAGGATTGACGGTTTTTTGTATTGATGTAAAAGATGAAAGAATCGAAGAACTTGATACAATGGAAATAGATGTTGCTTTTATAGCCTTACATGGATACTTTGGAGAAGACGGAGGCGTACAGCAGCTTTTGGAATCAAAAGGGATTCTCTATACAGGTTCTGGTGTATATGCAAGCAGGCTTGCCATGGATAAGCTTGCAACAAAAAAACGCTTCATTGAATCAGGACTGAAAACGCCGGATTCTATTGTAGTGACAAAGTTTCAATCATTAATTGAAATACAGAATGAAATACATAAATTTGATTTGCCTGTAATTTTAAAACCACTGAGAGGAGGTTCCAGTATTGGTATCTCGGTAGTCAAAGATATTAGCAGTCTTTATACCAGGTTAGAAGAAGCATTTGAGCAAGGTCCAGAGGTTCTTATTGAGAGGTTCATAACAGGAAGGGAACTAACGGTTGGTATATTGGCAGATAAAGCTTTGCCTATTATTGAGATTAGGCCGGGAGCAGAATTTTTTAGTTATGATGCTAAATATCTGGATACTGCAACAGAATATCTGGTTGTAAAAATATGCCCCGATAAGGAACTGGTCCGCAGTGCAGGATACCTTTCCTCTTCTGTATATACTTCAGTACAAAAACTGGCATTGAGTGCGCATGAGGCGCTTGGTTGCAGAGGATTCTCAAGGGTCGATATGCTGTTAGATAATGATTACAATCTCTTTCTGTTAGAGGTAAATACAATTCCTGGTTTTACCGAAAAGAGTTTACTTCCCAAGGCTGCACAAGCAACAGATATGTCGTTTTCGTCTCTCTGTAAAAAGATTATTGATCTTGCTTTGCAAAATACCCTGATTTAGAGATGGGCCAATACAAAACCAAGAATAGTGTGTCTGTGAATGAAAGAGTCAAAGGCTTTCTGGATTTTATTACAGCTAAAGGGGAAGAACTAAAAAGCAGGCTGTCTCCCTTCCTTTTACGCTATGTTATATTTGTATGTGTGACAATTCTGGTAATATGGGGACTAGTAAAGATATGGCACTCTTTAACAGATCTGAATATTTTCAGGGTGAGCCCCGCTACATCTTCATTTCAAACACTTCCATGGATAACTGACCGCTTCTCTAACGATATAAAACATTTGAGTGGTTTAAACAAATACTATAGCATTTATGAAAATGGTTTAACACAAAGGATAGCGGAAGTTTATGAAGGAATGGCGCCTGTCAGGAAGGTCGATTCAATTAAAAGGATATATCCGAATAAACTTGTAGTCAGACTGGTACTCCGTAAGCCGGCGGTCGTAGTCAAAAGTGGAAAAAATGCTTACCTTGTTGACGATGAGTATGTTTTGTTACCAAAACATTATTACATATTACCAGAAGAATTCGGCAGTCCTTATGTCCGGATCGATAATCTTCATGATCTTCCCCCATATGGAGAAGCATGGGGTGATATGAGGGTTAAAACAGGCATAGAGTTAATGAAATTTCTGAATTTAAATAACATACCGAATCTCTTCAGGATTTTAGTAGTCGATGTATCAAATGTTTGCAGAAAAGATAATACTAGCAGAAGTGAAATTGTTTTATGGACCGAAAACAATACGCAAATACGCTGGGGATGTTCCTCGTTTTGTGACGTCCCGGACGAGCTTTCCGATGAGGAAAAACTGCAAAATCTTCTTAGTATTGCAAAGTCAGAAGGAACAAATTTGAAACAAATGGAATACGTTGATGTTCGCTGGAAGAAACCGTTAGGGAAACGATGGATAACTGTTCGTGACACAAAAGAATAGGCGGTGAATTTTTACAAGAATAACTACAGGGACTTATGGTAAATCAGGTTTATCAGGGTCCCAGATCAATTCTTGCCCCGCATGGGGGTCTGGCCAGCCATCGCCTGTTGTGCCGTCGGAATCGCCATTCCGTATGCACTCTACATGACCGTCAATAAAGAGAATATTTGCAGCCTTTGAGTGCCTCTGGGCAACACTTCCATAAGATCCCTCAAAATTGTTTGCTACCCCGGAGTTGTTAATACGGCCATCGAATAACAATACGGTTTTTGCCGGCTTTCCGATTGTTTCAATGGACCGTTGACATTCTGATTTTTGCGTAAGATTCATATTCATTTTTAGAGTACGGGTTTTGTGCTGTTCTGAAAGTGGTACAGTTCTGAAAACAGGGTCTTGCTTTACGGCTGTAAGCCGTTGTTCAATTGAAATTTCATCCCTTTTGCCTGGAATTGCTGATGAAATTAAATAATGGTCAACTGCCTTGAACCAAACCTCAGCACCACAGTTTTTTAACTGATCCTTACTTTTACCACTATTATTTGAAGGGGGAAGTAAACTATTATTATCATGAGCATATTGTGCAAGAGCAATGGACAATTGCCGTAAATTATTACAACAAGTGATCTGGTGTACTTTTTGCCTGACCATAGATAATACAGGTAAGGTGACACTTGTTAAAATGGCGATAATGATAACGACAATCAATAACTCAATAATCGTAAATCCCTGGTCTTTTCCTGGCGGAGGCATATCCTAAATCATTGGTGACGAAATGATTTTTATGACGATAGAACAAAATCTACAGTAATTTGGCGTGTCGCAATTATCGTGCCATGCGAATAATTGTTCCAGGTAAAATTATAAAATTGGTAATATTCAAGAGTTATGGTGCTGCAAGAATAAGACAAGATTACCGTGGAAGGCAAAAAGAAATAGAATATTACACAAATATATTTTTCGTGGTACAAAATTGTAACTAATGTAACTTATTCAATCCAAACGATAAAAGTGTTTGACATTTCATCGTCTCATGTTAAAATTTGCACCATATTTATTATGGTAAACTTTTCACACATATCTATGCAATGCGGAAGTGGCGGAATCGGCAGACGCGCTAGTTTGAGGGGCTAGTCCCGCTAATACGGGGTGGGGGTTCGAGTCCCCCCTTCCGCACCACTCTGAAGCTACCCTGGAAAGGTTTTAAATCCGGAAGAGATGGCACCAACCGTGTTTTGAAGTCATACCATCATGATTGCTGTGAATCATTTCGTTACTTCAGGGATTGCTGACCTCCGGTTATTCATGGGGTATAATTGTGGCAGTTTTTCAGGCTTTAATTAGAACTTTGGTGACCTGCCTGCTTAATACTCTCCGGAAAGAATAAAACTCTACCCATATCGCCAAGAATGCTAAAAGAGGAAGGAGATAATTTTGAAATATCTCTTCGTAAAAATTATTTGGTATTGAATTTGCGAACTTCCGGAATATACTATTAAATAATTGAAAATAATGGCAATGCTTCCTCCTGGTATAACGGTATTATGAGAAATGAGGCTATACAATGAATAAGAATCATACCCCTTTCAGGGAGATTTTTGTGATTATGTTCAAAATATATAGTATTGTAATTATCCTGTTTTTACTTGGTTGTAGCAGTAACAAATCCCAACTGAAAAGTTTGGAATTTACACCATTCAGAAGGCCTGTAACACTTTCCGTAGCAACGGAAGAGTTGGAGAAAAAACCATGGGAATATGAGATTCCGGTGAAAGAAAGAGTTAAGGATGATGAAAAAAAGGATGTTCCTGATAAATTTGTATATCCGGAAGATCGTAAGAGACCCGAGCCAGCCCTGCTGAAACCGCAGTTTACCGGTGATAAAATCGACGTCGCGTTTAATTTTGATAATGCAGAAATAAGGAATATCCTTAACGTTGTATTAGGAGAGATCCTTAATGTAAGCTATATCGTAGATAACAGAGTAGGCGGGAGATGTAATCTTCATATTACCGGAAGGGTTTATAAAGAAGAGCTTCTCTCAATGCTTAATACAATCCTGAGTGTGTATAATTTTGCTATAATAAAGGAAGATAATATTTACAGGATACTCCCCAGGCCAGATGCGCGGCAGGAAACAGATATTGTTATTGTCGGGGATAAAATTCCTCCATGGAGCAAGGATATAATAATCCAGGTAGTTCCTCTTGAGTACGAGAGTGCAAGAAACTTACAGGCTACATTAAGACCCTTTTTATCAAATATCGGGAATATTGTTTTCCATGCCGATTCTCAATTTATAATACTTATTGAGTCTGCATCAAACATAGGAAAACTGCTTACGCTTATCAAAACATTTGACAGTCCCTTCTTTGCCGGTAAGGCGGTTAAGTTTTACGATTTTAAATATGTTGATGCAAGGAATATGGCAAAGGACCTTTCTGTCTTTATCCAATCATTGGGAGGAAAAGTAGGTGCTGAAGGAGGTTTTAACTTTATACCATTTTCTGATACAAATAAAATGATCGTTGTGACAAGGGTGCCTGATCTCTTGCCGAAAATCGATTATTGGATAAAAAATGTTGATATCCCTCCAACGGTGTTGGATGAGGAACCGAAAATTTATGTGTATAAAGTACAACATCAAAAAGCTGAAGAGATTGTACCTGTTCTGACACAAATTTATTCTGA is part of the Candidatus Jettenia sp. AMX2 genome and harbors:
- a CDS encoding prepilin-type N-terminal cleavage/methylation domain-containing protein → MPPPGKDQGFTIIELLIVVIIIAILTSVTLPVLSMVRQKVHQITCCNNLRQLSIALAQYAHDNNSLLPPSNNSGKSKDQLKNCGAEVWFKAVDHYLISSAIPGKRDEISIEQRLTAVKQDPVFRTVPLSEQHKTRTLKMNMNLTQKSECQRSIETIGKPAKTVLLFDGRINNSGVANNFEGSYGSVAQRHSKAANILFIDGHVECIRNGDSDGTTGDGWPDPHAGQELIWDPDKPDLP
- a CDS encoding D-alanine--D-alanine ligase, whose translation is MPKNIAVLMGGISPEREISLRSGNAVAKALTDAGLTVFCIDVKDERIEELDTMEIDVAFIALHGYFGEDGGVQQLLESKGILYTGSGVYASRLAMDKLATKKRFIESGLKTPDSIVVTKFQSLIEIQNEIHKFDLPVILKPLRGGSSIGISVVKDISSLYTRLEEAFEQGPEVLIERFITGRELTVGILADKALPIIEIRPGAEFFSYDAKYLDTATEYLVVKICPDKELVRSAGYLSSSVYTSVQKLALSAHEALGCRGFSRVDMLLDNDYNLFLLEVNTIPGFTEKSLLPKAAQATDMSFSSLCKKIIDLALQNTLI
- the murC gene encoding UDP-N-acetylmuramate--L-alanine ligase produces the protein MQSYSASLENQLNYRPLSGHCVYFIGIGGIGMSAIARILINEGCVVTGSDLKTSSLTITLEKMGARINTKQDGSFMDPETDMVIISSAIGEDNPDLKIARKMGIKVVKYSQLLGSLMKEKRGIAISGTHGKTTTSAMISTILKTAGLDPTFVIGGEVPDIGGNAYLGKGNLFVAEACEYDRSFLNLNPQIGVITNIEEDHLDYYENLEKIIHAFGDFASLVSKDGLLVANNNDANIALAIKRAYCTVEMYSLDKNTDWRGEIMSAGTGVNRFIIYRKGKFFGEFFLKIPGAHNVLNALASTAVCTYIGVDKSSLRDALASFTGANRRFQIVGAKNDITVIDDYAHHPTEIRVTLKAARELYPGKHIWCVFQPHQYSRTHRLLKDFSQSFKDADKVIFTDIYSARDNEYEKTITNSMKLCEETRSTGKDTQYIPQLCDAVDMLALQAKPGDIVITMGAGDIGKVAYDLVSQLG
- the gspD gene encoding type II secretion system secretin GspD, with the translated sequence MNKNHTPFREIFVIMFKIYSIVIILFLLGCSSNKSQLKSLEFTPFRRPVTLSVATEELEKKPWEYEIPVKERVKDDEKKDVPDKFVYPEDRKRPEPALLKPQFTGDKIDVAFNFDNAEIRNILNVVLGEILNVSYIVDNRVGGRCNLHITGRVYKEELLSMLNTILSVYNFAIIKEDNIYRILPRPDARQETDIVIVGDKIPPWSKDIIIQVVPLEYESARNLQATLRPFLSNIGNIVFHADSQFIILIESASNIGKLLTLIKTFDSPFFAGKAVKFYDFKYVDARNMAKDLSVFIQSLGGKVGAEGGFNFIPFSDTNKMIVVTRVPDLLPKIDYWIKNVDIPPTVLDEEPKIYVYKVQHQKAEEIVPVLTQIYSEKMTAQPKVPGREQQEEMRIVADPKTNSIVVKALPSDYRGIRAIIEAIDSTPLQVFIEALVLEVDLRDDLDYGAQWAINSRSLSGNVRLGGMQGGSNILPAAGIPFFQYARGNFELLLEILAVNSNARILSAPNILVRAGQSANIQVGEEVPVLTSTGQQTGTTVTFEQIQYRPTGIILTVTPHIAENGFITLDIKQEVSDAQQASGTIRSPTFTTRQAETSLVIKSGHTISLGGIIEQKNEKSTRKIPVLGDIPFLGNAFKTISVRNRRTELIMLITPHVASTAEEADTLTDAFIKKLREIEPILSRRDYGELVDSIR